One window of Nitrospiraceae bacterium genomic DNA carries:
- a CDS encoding acyl-CoA thioesterase, with amino-acid sequence MNNKISIKIYYDDTDAGGVVYYANYLKYLERSRTEFFQGYNINVAEYHEKGCMFVVAHVDISYKQSARLGDIIDITSEIAELKNASLIIKHRIFKGDKLLIEAQVKLACVNKEGRVQKFPDEFKKLLLNET; translated from the coding sequence ATGAACAATAAGATAAGCATAAAAATCTATTATGACGACACAGATGCCGGTGGAGTTGTCTACTATGCAAATTATCTCAAATATCTTGAGCGTTCAAGGACAGAATTTTTTCAGGGATACAACATTAATGTAGCCGAATATCATGAAAAAGGCTGCATGTTTGTAGTGGCACATGTGGATATAAGCTACAAACAATCTGCAAGGCTTGGAGACATCATTGATATCACATCAGAGATTGCTGAACTGAAAAATGCCTCGCTGATAATTAAACACCGCATATTCAAAGGGGATAAACTCCTTATAGAGGCTCAGGTCAAACTTGCATGCGTGAACAAAGAAGGCAGGGTTCAAAAATTTCCGGATGAATTTAAAAAACTTTTACTGAATGAGACTTAA
- the holB gene encoding DNA polymerase III subunit delta', with amino-acid sequence MALRDIIGHKKQINILLGTIKRDRISSAYLFAGESGIGKKTAAINFAKVLNCKNPKEDDSCDECASCRKIDAGTHPDFLIISPEKGEICVEEVRNIEETLSFAPYEGKRRIVIVDDSETMNSFAANAFLKTLEEPPHRSTIILITSSPDRLPETIRSRCSRINFSSLSPEMCRAVIIRAEGKNLKAEKQVLTLARLSMGRPGLTVSDDLIEERNSCIKVIKAMLDWEDKGVWADKEEMEKWFDSVSILIRDMAIQKIMNKDDMLVNADIGNAVKGMSGSMSIDAMLELYSRVALLKTYLKFNLNKAVTWNYLCASFSKNMQGKSSLDNKRSA; translated from the coding sequence ATGGCGCTCAGAGACATTATAGGACATAAAAAACAGATTAATATCCTGCTCGGCACAATTAAGAGGGACAGGATCTCTTCAGCATATCTTTTTGCCGGAGAATCAGGTATTGGCAAAAAAACTGCTGCGATTAATTTTGCAAAAGTTCTGAACTGCAAAAATCCCAAAGAAGACGACTCCTGCGATGAATGCGCATCCTGCAGAAAGATTGACGCAGGAACACACCCTGATTTTCTCATTATATCGCCTGAAAAAGGAGAGATATGTGTTGAGGAAGTAAGGAACATAGAGGAAACCCTGTCGTTTGCGCCTTATGAAGGCAAAAGAAGGATTGTGATAGTTGATGATTCTGAGACCATGAATTCATTTGCAGCAAATGCATTTTTAAAAACCTTGGAAGAGCCTCCGCACAGGAGCACGATAATTCTCATTACATCAAGCCCTGACAGACTGCCTGAGACTATAAGGTCAAGATGTTCGAGGATAAATTTCTCTTCATTATCTCCTGAGATGTGCAGGGCAGTAATAATAAGAGCTGAAGGTAAAAACCTTAAAGCTGAAAAACAGGTTTTGACTCTTGCAAGGCTTTCTATGGGACGGCCGGGGCTTACAGTATCAGACGATCTTATTGAGGAAAGAAATTCGTGCATTAAGGTTATCAAGGCAATGCTGGATTGGGAAGATAAAGGAGTCTGGGCTGACAAAGAAGAAATGGAGAAGTGGTTCGATTCTGTCTCAATATTGATAAGAGACATGGCTATTCAAAAAATAATGAATAAAGATGATATGCTTGTTAATGCAGATATAGGAAATGCGGTCAAAGGCATGTCTGGCTCGATGAGCATTGATGCTATGCTTGAGCTTTATTCAAGGGTAGCCCTGCTTAAGACGTATCTTAAGTTTAATCTTAATAAGGCAGTAACATGGAATTACCTGTGTGCAAGCTTCAGCAAGAACATGCAGGGGAAATCGTCTCTAGATAACAAGAGGAGTGCATAA
- a CDS encoding stage 0 sporulation protein, with protein MPDVIGIKFKQGGKVYDFEVDDSIEFIKGEYAIVESELGLSIGKVVTERHIIGSHGKELKKILRKATEEDFKHKQDNESFEKEARTYCLERIEARELPMKLISIESTLDKKRLVFYFTADGRIDFREIVKDLAAKFKTRIEMRQIGVRDEAKIVGGFGMCGRELCCKTFLVSFEPISIKMAKQQELVLNMSKLSGICGRLMCCLGYECAEDRNGSPVIEDTSVITGDAISIDVNQHSNTDLNGETKTYKDQSAVSKNPDAAKDNQADKNNKKFKKWPWKKHKK; from the coding sequence ATGCCAGATGTAATAGGAATAAAATTTAAACAAGGCGGCAAGGTATATGATTTTGAGGTTGATGATTCGATAGAATTTATCAAAGGAGAATACGCTATTGTCGAGTCAGAGCTTGGCTTGAGCATTGGAAAAGTGGTAACTGAAAGACACATTATAGGAAGTCACGGGAAAGAACTGAAAAAGATTTTGCGAAAGGCAACTGAGGAAGATTTCAAGCATAAACAAGACAATGAAAGTTTTGAAAAAGAGGCAAGGACATACTGTCTTGAGAGGATCGAAGCGCGCGAACTTCCAATGAAACTTATCTCAATAGAATCAACTCTTGATAAGAAAAGACTTGTTTTTTACTTTACCGCAGACGGGAGAATAGATTTCAGAGAAATCGTTAAAGACCTTGCTGCAAAGTTTAAGACCCGAATTGAGATGAGGCAGATTGGGGTAAGGGACGAGGCAAAAATAGTCGGCGGTTTTGGCATGTGCGGAAGAGAGCTGTGCTGCAAGACATTTCTTGTCTCATTTGAACCTATATCGATCAAAATGGCTAAACAACAGGAACTTGTGCTGAATATGAGCAAGCTGTCAGGTATATGCGGGAGATTGATGTGCTGTCTTGGATATGAATGCGCTGAGGACAGGAATGGAAGCCCTGTTATCGAAGACACAAGTGTTATAACAGGCGATGCGATTTCTATCGATGTAAATCAACACTCAAACACAGATTTAAATGGAGAAACAAAAACGTATAAGGATCAGTCTGCTGTTTCTAAAAATCCAGATGCAGCTAAAGATAATCAAGCAGATAAGAACAACAAAAAATTTAAAAAGTGGCCATGGAAAAAACACAAGAAATGA